One stretch of Streptomyces sp. MMBL 11-1 DNA includes these proteins:
- a CDS encoding GNAT family N-acetyltransferase, with the protein MTPPSPVLRPYRPEDREALFDICVRTGHEGGDARHLYPDPALLPNIFAAPYAVLEPGLTFVVEDGGRAVGYILGTADTASFVDRYRAEWLPGLAERYPAPVREPASPTERMTALMHDPERMIVPELADYPAHLHIDLLPTHQRSGHGRRLMEAFLAALDEQGVKAVHLAMLTANTRARAFYDRLGFHEIAVPDAGPVTYLGRSTQ; encoded by the coding sequence ATGACTCCTCCGTCGCCCGTGCTGCGTCCGTACCGACCCGAGGACCGCGAGGCCCTCTTCGACATCTGCGTACGCACGGGGCACGAGGGCGGGGACGCCCGTCACCTCTACCCGGACCCCGCCCTGCTGCCGAACATCTTCGCCGCGCCCTACGCCGTCCTGGAGCCCGGGCTGACGTTCGTGGTCGAGGACGGCGGGCGCGCGGTCGGCTACATCCTCGGTACGGCGGACACCGCGTCCTTCGTCGACCGCTACCGCGCCGAATGGCTTCCCGGCCTCGCGGAGCGCTACCCGGCCCCCGTACGCGAACCCGCTTCCCCCACCGAGCGGATGACCGCCCTGATGCACGACCCCGAGCGCATGATCGTGCCGGAGCTGGCCGACTATCCGGCCCACCTGCACATCGACCTGCTCCCGACCCACCAGCGGTCCGGGCACGGGCGACGGCTCATGGAGGCCTTCCTCGCCGCGCTGGACGAACAGGGCGTCAAGGCCGTTCACTTGGCCATGCTGACCGCCAACACCCGGGCCCGCGCCTTCTACGACCGCCTCGGCTTCCACGAGATCGCGGTTCCGGACGCGGGCCCCGTGACGTATCTGGGCCGCTCAACTCAGTAA
- a CDS encoding DMT family transporter, whose protein sequence is MSNAAKNSTNAWLSLLLAGVFEIGYALAVGGSEGFTVLTWSLVAVVFFLLTLYALSLALRTIDVSIGYAVWAGIGAVGAAVLGPLFFDETLTLAKGVWLAVIIVGVIWLKLADRTKPEAVAAPRPEPVADCPGALQV, encoded by the coding sequence ATGTCCAACGCAGCCAAGAACTCCACCAACGCCTGGCTCTCGCTCCTCCTCGCCGGAGTCTTCGAGATCGGGTACGCGCTCGCCGTCGGCGGCAGCGAAGGCTTCACCGTCCTGACCTGGTCCCTGGTCGCGGTGGTGTTCTTCCTGCTGACCCTGTACGCGCTGAGCCTCGCCCTCCGGACGATCGACGTGAGCATCGGCTATGCCGTCTGGGCGGGGATCGGCGCGGTCGGCGCCGCAGTGCTCGGCCCGCTCTTCTTCGACGAGACCCTCACCCTGGCCAAGGGCGTCTGGCTGGCCGTCATCATCGTCGGGGTCATCTGGCTCAAGCTCGCCGACCGCACGAAGCCCGAGGCGGTCGCCGCCCCCCGCCCCGAGCCGGTCGCGGACTGCCCCGGCGCGCTCCAGGTCTGA
- a CDS encoding helix-turn-helix domain-containing protein yields the protein MASAENKQTASPMALMVAEVARTLRIQRGWTQEQLGHEIGYSAAAVSAMETCAQPASDAMLVELERVLGNGTGVFETARRFMRMEKYPRQFQDYALLEQGAVSLQLFATNVIHGLFQTEAYARALIGGGYPPLSDQRVEELVQLRMERKALFDRDPLPMIEIIIDEAVLRRTIGSEEVMREQLLHLVECARRRNVTLLVLPLDAGKYGEYAGARGEMNLVETPAHEHLVYLEPQDESLLISDPAKVSTYAQRYAKIRSQALGPRESLDLIKRLAGVAE from the coding sequence ATGGCCAGTGCTGAGAACAAGCAGACCGCGAGCCCGATGGCCCTCATGGTCGCCGAAGTGGCCCGCACACTGCGTATCCAGCGGGGGTGGACACAGGAACAGCTCGGCCATGAGATTGGCTACTCGGCAGCGGCCGTGAGCGCCATGGAGACGTGCGCACAGCCCGCGAGCGACGCGATGCTGGTGGAGCTCGAACGCGTACTCGGCAACGGGACCGGCGTGTTCGAGACCGCGCGGCGGTTCATGCGGATGGAGAAGTACCCGCGCCAGTTCCAGGATTACGCCTTGCTGGAGCAGGGAGCGGTCAGCCTCCAGCTGTTCGCGACGAACGTCATCCACGGGCTGTTCCAGACGGAGGCGTACGCGCGAGCGCTGATCGGCGGCGGCTACCCGCCGCTCTCCGACCAGCGGGTGGAGGAGCTGGTCCAGCTGCGGATGGAGCGCAAGGCCCTCTTCGACCGCGATCCGCTCCCGATGATCGAGATCATCATCGACGAGGCCGTCCTGCGCCGGACCATCGGCAGCGAGGAGGTCATGCGGGAGCAGTTGCTCCATCTCGTGGAGTGCGCCCGCCGCCGCAATGTCACGCTTCTGGTGCTGCCGCTGGACGCCGGGAAGTACGGGGAGTACGCAGGAGCCCGTGGCGAGATGAACTTGGTGGAGACTCCGGCGCACGAGCATCTCGTCTATCTGGAGCCGCAGGACGAGAGCCTGCTGATCAGTGACCCGGCAAAGGTGAGCACGTACGCTCAGCGCTATGCGAAGATCCGGTCACAGGCCCTGGGTCCTCGTGAATCGCTGGACCTCATCAAGCGGTTGGCAGGAGTAGCGGAATGA
- a CDS encoding DMT family transporter, with protein MHWLHLAIAVAFEILVAIAAGKAEGFKNRKWTGITLASGAAATFFLSKALLTFDVGVGYALWTSVAGVGITVLGALFFGQRLNANKAIGILLVIGGVVGLQLSGSA; from the coding sequence ATGCACTGGCTCCATCTCGCCATCGCCGTCGCCTTCGAAATCCTGGTCGCCATCGCCGCCGGAAAGGCCGAGGGCTTCAAGAACCGCAAGTGGACCGGCATCACTCTGGCCAGCGGCGCAGCCGCGACCTTCTTCCTCAGCAAGGCGCTGCTGACCTTCGACGTCGGCGTCGGCTACGCCCTGTGGACGTCCGTCGCGGGCGTCGGCATCACCGTCCTCGGCGCGCTGTTCTTCGGTCAGCGCCTGAACGCGAACAAGGCGATCGGCATCCTCCTCGTCATCGGTGGGGTCGTCGGCCTGCAACTGAGCGGCTCCGCCTGA